The Styela clava chromosome 2, kaStyClav1.hap1.2, whole genome shotgun sequence genome contains a region encoding:
- the LOC120335278 gene encoding histone-lysine N-methyltransferase EZH2-like produces MDWKKIVRSEYITLRSAKRYQRSDKIKQAFINNRVKLNERISKLEQTNEKYKVQQPDSEPVFTNRPFLRCCTVKSSVHAFRDQSVPLCTLQAVPSLPVYYTWVPVQQDFMVEDETILHNIPYMGDEALDKDGSFLEELIMNYDGKVHGDREGGFLSDELFVDLVDALNKYNISRKRRPLRSRYRTDSAANEASQDNTTSESSNEDADPAKEKETADAEQNKNSDSSSASGTNTFPADEIFDAIADYFPDKGSGEDLKDKYKELTELMDPDAQPPECTPNIDGANAKSVQREQALHSFHELFCRRCYKYDCFQHSHLYRPPIKTSKRKTQDVRTPTEPCGADCFQHLEGAQDYREISEKPHRHLQRGLSKKKSQLKGEGRSGSSSGSRPSTPAPSESEMDTDATDTEKLPTTQSMTSFLELVPENLTKTIWDGAESTLYRVLRTNYPNNFCSISKLIKTKSCQEVYAFALLEATRSQHDSGSQPHPHEHDLRDSASPRKKKRKHRLWSLHARRIQLKRDSSSNHVYNYQPCNHPGQPCDSNCQCIMVGNFCEKYCQCPSDCHNRFPGCRCKAQCNTKQCPCYLAVRECDPDLCSLCGADQLGTNASKCSCKNVSIQRGLHKHLLLAPSDVAGWGIYIKEDVPNKNEFISEYCGEIISQDEADRRGKVYDKYMCSFLFNLNNDFVVDATRKGNKIRFANHSVHPNCYAKVMMVNGDHRIGIFSNCPIQAGEELFFDYSYSQSDAVKYVGIEREMEVS; encoded by the coding sequence ATGGATTGGAAAAAAATTGTACGAAGTGAATACATCACGCTTAGATCGGCGAAGAGATATCAACGTAGTGACAAAATTAAACAAGCTTTCATAAATAACAGAGTAAAATTGAACGAAagaatttcaaaattggaaCAAACAAATGAAAAGTACAAAGTACAACAACCAGATTCAGAACCGGtttttacaaatagaccattcCTTCGATGCTGTACAGTGAAAAGTAGTGTTCATGCTTTCCGTGATCAGTCTGTTCCTTTATGTACACTGCAAGCTGTGCCAAGTCTTCCTGTTTATTATACATGGGTCCCAGTTCAACAGGATTTCATGGTTGAAGATGAAACAATTCTACATAACATTCCATATATGGGGGACGAAGCTTTGGATAAAGATGGAAGTTTTTTAGAAGAGTTGATTATGAATTATGATGGTAAAGTGCATGGGGACAGAGAAGGTGGTTTTCTAAGTGATGAATTATTTGTTGATCTTGTTGATGcactgaataaatataatatcagTCGTAAACGTCGTCCTTTGAGAAGTCGTTACAGAACTGATAGTGCTGCAAATGAAGCATCACAAGACAACACTACAAGCGAATCAAGCAATGAAGATGCAGATCCAGCGAAAGAGAAGGAAACTGCAGATGCggagcaaaataaaaattcagacTCGTCATCTGCTTCTGGTACAAACACATTTCCTGCAGATGAAATATTTGATGCTATTGCTGATTATTTTCCTGATAAAGGTTCAGGTGAAGATTTAAAAGATAAATATAAGGAGCTGACTGAATTGATGGATCCCGATGCACAACCTCCTGAATGCACTCCCAATATCGATGGTGCAAATGCTAAATCAGTACAAAGGGAGCAAGCATTGCATTCTTTTCATGAATTATTTTGCAGACGCTGTTACAAATATGATTGTTTTCAACACAGTCATCTTTATAGACCACCTATTAAAACGAGTAAACGAAAAACTCAAGATGTTAGAACACCTACAGAACCTTGTGGTGCTGATTGTTTCCAACACCTTGAAGGTGCACAAGATTATCGTGAAATATCAGAGAAACCTCACAGACATTTGCAGAGAGGATTGTCAAAGAAGAAATCTCAGCTTAAAGGCGAAGGAAGAAGTGGGAGCAGCAGTGGAAGTCGACCTAGTACCCCTGCCCCAAGTGAGAGTGAGATGGATACAGATGCGACAGATACTGAAAAACTACCTACAACACAATCAATGACATCATTTCTTGAACTCGTTCCTGAAAATTTGACTAAAACTATATGGGATGGAGCAGAGTCAACTCTGTATCGGGTATTAAGAACAAATTACCCAAACAATTTTTGTTCGATTTCGAAACTTATTAAAACTAAATCTTGCCAAGAAGTTTATGCCTTTGCATTACTTGAAGCTACACGCTCGCAACATGACAGCGGTTCACAACCTCATCCACATGAACATGATTTGAGAGATTCAGCTTCTCCCAGAAAGAAAAAAAGGAAGCACAGACTTTGGTCTCTCCATGCTAGAAGAATACAACTGAAACGAGATTCGTCCAGCAATCATGTTTACAATTACCAGCCTTGTAATCATCCAGGACAGCCTTGCGACAGCAATTGTCAATGCATTATGGTTGGAAATTTTTGCGAAAAGTATTGCCAATGTCCGTCTGATTGTCATAATCGCTTTCCAGGATGTCGTTGTAAAGCTCAATGTAACACCAAGCAATGCCCATGTTATCTTGCAGTGAGAGAGTGTGATCCAGACCTCTGCTCTCTTTGTGGTGCTGACCAGCTCGGCACAAATGCAAGTAAATGTTCTTGTAAGAATGTTTCAATACAAAGAGGTCTCCATAAGCATCTACTTTTGGCTCCATCTGATGTTGCCGGATGGGgaatttatataaaagaagatgtgcccaacaaaaatgaattcatttcTGAATATTGCGGAGAAATTATATCTCAGGATGAGGCAGATCGTCGTGGAAAAGTTTACGATAAATACATGTGTAGCTTTCTGTTTAATCTCAATAATGATTTTGTTGTGGATGCCACTCGTAAAGGAAACAAAATTAGATTTGCCAATCATTCCGTTCATCCTAATTGCTATGCTAAAGTGATGATGGTAAATGGTGATCATCGTATTGGAATTTTCTCAAATTGCCCGATACAAGCAGGAGAGGAATTGTTCTTCGACTACAGCTACAGTCAATCTGATGCAGTAAAATATGTTGGAATAGAAAGAGAGATGGAAGTTTCCTAA
- the LOC120336336 gene encoding uncharacterized protein LOC120336336, with translation MCVMMNQRRKLTMIFLVYAFGLPFSTVQGSCSECPPLSSCINDVCKCRKNFVWKNPLRKLECVYRRKPKPRSFGDGLPPSKTTTPRMISMTSSGEKSFAMTKVNTTPGNTTFISVSTKSHSTTNHNKSKTLGFCIPPSPLCIGIILLILIAVAILVVIGVICYCKKKMKSTFQALP, from the exons ATGTGTGTCATGATGAACCAAAGAAGAAAATTAACCATGATATTTTTGGTTTATGCATTTGGTCTGCCGTTTAGCACTGTCCAAG GTAGTTGCAGCGAATGTCCACCATTGTCCAGTTGCATCAATGATGTGTGTAAATGTAGAAAAAACTTCGTTTGGAAAAATCCTTTGAGGAAGTTGGAATGCGTTTACAGAAGAAAACCAAAACCCCGCTCATTTGGAGACGGGTTGCCACCTTCGAAAACAACCACACCACGAATGATATCAATGACAAGTTCTGGAGAGAAATCGTTTGCTATGACAAAAGTCAACACCACACCCGGAAATACAACATTTATCAGCGTCTCAACAAAATCTCATTCAACTACAAATCATAATAAATCCAAAACGTTAGGATTTTGCATTCCACCTTCACCTCTGTGTATAGGAATAATTTTACTTATTCTAATTGCCGTTGCGATTTTGGTGGTTATTGGTGTAATATGCTACTGTAAGAAAAAGATGAAATCAACTTTTCAAGCTTTGCCTTAA
- the LOC120335333 gene encoding nephrocystin-1-like isoform X2, which translates to MSLKAKGPLHQLQIEVDQLKKEIDAAEKSIREYIKDASSNVESLNKDYKSCIDMKMRSSALLLRAHDLKKLDEKVQNFDVKKNEEIKRIQQLQARLNTLMDEVESSSSEVEHLRSLRHSQEQPIAQSSHPQNRVTHDEEEVEDGDETEEEDDEEEEYEDDENGDELYEVLNNFKGEQEGDLTIEEGDVVSLVYRQDDGWWKVKDEDGNVGMVPSNFLQEYEDDDDEEEESQLQEDTGEATASQPPTEGESPTRSGKALWKGIKDAVNEPAKTDVTDVLAALGAIPAGFRPSTLGRFVSQDEYTLKNAVLPSFTESNTGLQDLHWDPALNQIRSLPTRVLRSCRLWSCRMIPLAGSGVEILSRHIRLALFNGTNIVSNVHTVRANSSTNSPKLWTFSPRVTGILPSLMDGSCLVRSDITHSNLGILFELGITYIRTKTGEHAELSCGWVFLKLFDEQGMAIPNKTYELPVNGGTPFEKGVEVDPSISRRASSNRFRNLLTANKQPKLIIKLGTPNNTKKKIMNLLPANIVLPSTYCELVSFYRRMLADALIRDRLSPRDADPIPCPVLSTFPKALMQSDIMDALRSAWMDKVKSMRRGDKRDKENMKTRFRAVFLETVYVLMHSASLPAVQWAHPQVEQERWQKIFQHVQNAKSAVTTTAGVKIDTTNAVLKTLLSSNVEHLPFDMEELNFNLTEDHKNLLSGLV; encoded by the exons atgtctttAAAGGCGAAAGGTCCACTGCATCAGTTACAAATTGAGGTGGATCAATTGAAAAAAGAG ATTGATGCTGCCGAGAAAAGCATTAGAGAATATATCAAAGATGCATCGAGCAATGTGGAATCATTGAATAAAGATTATAAATCATGCATTGATATGAAAATGAGATCTTCTGCCTTATTATTGAGAGCCCATGATTTGAAAAAG CTCgatgaaaaagttcaaaattttgatgtaaaGAAGAATGAAGAGATAAAAAGGATACAACAATTACAG gctCGATTGAATACATTGATGGACGAAGTTGAATCATCTTCTAGTGAAGTTGAACATTTAAG GTCTCTCCGCCACAGCCAAGAACAACCAATCGCTCAATCTTCTCACCCTCAGAATCGAGTCACTCATGATGAGGAAGAAGTTGAAGATGGAGATGA AACGGAGGAAGAAGATGATGAGGAAGAAGAATATGAAGATGATGAAAATGGAGATGAACTATATGAAGTTCTTAATAATTTTAAAGGAGAACAAGAAGGCGATCTAACTATAGAAGAAGGGGATGTTGTATCACTTGTGTATAGGCA GGATGATGGATGGTGGAAAGTGAAAGATGAAGATGGTAATGTTGGGATGGTTCCATCAAATTTTCTCCAAGAATAtgaagatgatgatgatgaagaAGAAGAGAGCCAGCTTCAGGAGGATACAG GAGAAGCAACCGCTTCACAACCGCCAACTGAAGGTGAATCTCCAACAAGAAG TGGGAAAGCATTGTGGAAAGGCATAAAAGATGCAGTTAATGAG CCTGCTAAAACGGATGTTACTGATGTCTTGGCTGCGTTGGGAGCGATTCCTGCTGGATTTCGTCCTTCTACTTTGGGGAGATTTGTATCCCAAGATGAATATACATTAAAGAACGCTGTGCTTCCATCCTTCACTGAATCCAACACTGGTCTTCAAGATCTGCATTGGGATCCTGCATTAAATCAA ATTAGATCACTTCCGACTCGAGTGCTTCGTAGTTGTAGATTGTGGAGTTGTAGAATGATTCCACTTGCTGGTTCTGGTGTCGAAATACTGAGCAGACATATTCGCCTTGCACTTTTTAATGGAACAAAT ATTGTCAGCAATGTTCACACAGTAAGAGCAAATAGTTCAACAAACTCACCGAAGCTATGGACATTTTCGCCTAGG GTAACTGGAATACTTCCTAGCCTGATGGATGGCTCGTGCTTGGTACGATCTGATATTACACACAGCAATCTTGGAATTTTATTTGAACTTGGGATTACCTATATCAGGACA AAGACAGGAGAACATGCTGAGTTAAGTTGTGGATGGGTTTTCTTGAAGCTATTTGATGAACAAGGGATGGCAATTCCAAACAA AACATATGAACTCCCAGTGAATGGTGGAACTCCGTTTGAAAAAGGTGTTGAAGTCGACCCTTCAATATCAAGAAGAG CATCTTCAAATAGGTTCAGAAATTTATTGACAGCAAATAAGCAACCAAAGCTCATCATCAAACTTGGAACTCCAAACAATACTAAGAAGAAAATCATGAA tcTTCTTCCGGCGAATATTGTTCTTCCATCTACTTATTGTGAGCTCGTCTCGTTTTACCGACGAATGTTGGCTGATGCATTGATAAGAGACAGACTGTCTCCTCGAGATGCCGATCCCATTCCTTGTCCAGTTTTATCAACATTTCCCAAGGCTTTGATGCAATCTGATATTATGGATGCTCTAAGG AGTGCTTGGATGGATAAAGTGAAATCAATGAGGAGAGGTGACAAG AGAGATAAAGAAAATATGAAGACCCGTTTCCGAGCTGTGTTTTTGGAAACTGTATATGTTCTTATGCATTCTGCATCATTACCTGCAGTGCAATGGGCACATCCACAAGTTGAACAA GAGAGATGGCAGAAAATATTTCAGCATGTACAAAATGCTAAATCTGCAGTGACAACAACAGCTGGTGTCAAAATTGATACTACCAATGCAGTCCTTAAAACTTTGTTGTCATCAAATGTTGAACATCTACCATTTGACATGGAGGAATTGAACTTTAACCTCACCGAAGATCACAAGAATTTGTTGTCAGGACTTGTATGA
- the LOC120335280 gene encoding dnaJ homolog subfamily C member 8-like: MASTSSDPKAEDAFNTYMSEVKRIEAADSVLTPKQQIDRLNRPGSTYFNLNPYDVLQVTPETPLPDVKKKFRRLSILVHPDKNLEQKELAQKSFDAVKKAWELLNDDKEREKCLGVVSDAKVRLETKLKEKRKKLKKEGKPAEIPEDDPHVYESELHKETCKLFADMAIVRKEMETREMNERKRKAQQEAEEKEKAKQQKEWDKNFEESRQGRVSSWQNFKKDKKKKKKDTRAPFKPPKVRMEER; this comes from the coding sequence ATGGCTTCAACCAGTTCTGATCCAAAGGCTGAAGATGCATTCAATACATATATGTCCGAAGTGAAAAGAATTGAAGCCGCGGATTCAGTACTAACACCAAAACAACAGATTGATCGTTTAAATCGACCTGGATCAACTTATTTTAATCTTAATCCATATGATGTTCTACAAGTTACGCCAGAAACTCCTCTACCAGATGTTAAGAAGAAATTCAGACGCTTATCTATACTTGTTCATCCAGATAAAAATTTAGAACAAAAAGAGCTCGCACAAAAGTCATTTGATGCTGTCAAAAAAGCATGGGAATTACTAAATGATGATAAAGAAAGAGAAAAATGTTTAGGTGTAGTTTCAGATGCAAAAGTACGACTTGAAacgaaattgaaagaaaaaaggaagaaattgaaaaaggaAGGAAAACCTGCTGAAATACCAGAAGATGATCCGCATGTTTATGAATCAGAACTACACAAAGAAACTTGTAAACTTTTTGCTGACATGGCGATTGTTCGTAAAGAGATGGAAACTCGAGAAATGAATGAAAGAAAAAGGAAAGCGCAACAAGAAGCTGAGGAAAAAGAAAAAGCGAAGCAGCAGAAAGAATGGGATAAAAACTTTGAGGAAAGTCGTCAAGGTAGAGTTTCCAGTTGGCAAAATTTTAAGAAGGataaaaagaagaagaaaaaagacACGAGGGCACCTTTCAAACCTCCGAAAGTCAGAATGGAAGAAAGATGA
- the LOC120335333 gene encoding nephrocystin-1-like isoform X1 codes for MSLKAKGPLHQLQIEVDQLKKEIDAAEKSIREYIKDASSNVESLNKDYKSCIDMKMRSSALLLRAHDLKKLDEKVQNFDVKKNEEIKRIQQLQARLNTLMDEVESSSSEVEHLRSLRHSQEQPIAQSSHPQNRVTHDEEEVEDGDETEEEDDEEEEYEDDENGDELYEVLNNFKGEQEGDLTIEEGDVVSLVYRQDDGWWKVKDEDGNVGMVPSNFLQEYEDDDDEEEESQLQEDTGEATASQPPTEGESPTRSGKALWKGIKDAVNEPAKTDVTDVLAALGAIPAGFRPSTLGRFVSQDEYTLKNAVLPSFTESNTGLQDLHWDPALNQIRSLPTRVLRSCRLWSCRMIPLAGSGVEILSRHIRLALFNGTNIVSNVHTVRANSSTNSPKLWTFSPRVTGILPSLMDGSCLVRSDITHSNLGILFELGITYIRTPPRKIIHFSDGPSAKYSDSEEEGARDRLVKTGEHAELSCGWVFLKLFDEQGMAIPNKTYELPVNGGTPFEKGVEVDPSISRRASSNRFRNLLTANKQPKLIIKLGTPNNTKKKIMNLLPANIVLPSTYCELVSFYRRMLADALIRDRLSPRDADPIPCPVLSTFPKALMQSDIMDALRSAWMDKVKSMRRGDKRDKENMKTRFRAVFLETVYVLMHSASLPAVQWAHPQVEQERWQKIFQHVQNAKSAVTTTAGVKIDTTNAVLKTLLSSNVEHLPFDMEELNFNLTEDHKNLLSGLV; via the exons atgtctttAAAGGCGAAAGGTCCACTGCATCAGTTACAAATTGAGGTGGATCAATTGAAAAAAGAG ATTGATGCTGCCGAGAAAAGCATTAGAGAATATATCAAAGATGCATCGAGCAATGTGGAATCATTGAATAAAGATTATAAATCATGCATTGATATGAAAATGAGATCTTCTGCCTTATTATTGAGAGCCCATGATTTGAAAAAG CTCgatgaaaaagttcaaaattttgatgtaaaGAAGAATGAAGAGATAAAAAGGATACAACAATTACAG gctCGATTGAATACATTGATGGACGAAGTTGAATCATCTTCTAGTGAAGTTGAACATTTAAG GTCTCTCCGCCACAGCCAAGAACAACCAATCGCTCAATCTTCTCACCCTCAGAATCGAGTCACTCATGATGAGGAAGAAGTTGAAGATGGAGATGA AACGGAGGAAGAAGATGATGAGGAAGAAGAATATGAAGATGATGAAAATGGAGATGAACTATATGAAGTTCTTAATAATTTTAAAGGAGAACAAGAAGGCGATCTAACTATAGAAGAAGGGGATGTTGTATCACTTGTGTATAGGCA GGATGATGGATGGTGGAAAGTGAAAGATGAAGATGGTAATGTTGGGATGGTTCCATCAAATTTTCTCCAAGAATAtgaagatgatgatgatgaagaAGAAGAGAGCCAGCTTCAGGAGGATACAG GAGAAGCAACCGCTTCACAACCGCCAACTGAAGGTGAATCTCCAACAAGAAG TGGGAAAGCATTGTGGAAAGGCATAAAAGATGCAGTTAATGAG CCTGCTAAAACGGATGTTACTGATGTCTTGGCTGCGTTGGGAGCGATTCCTGCTGGATTTCGTCCTTCTACTTTGGGGAGATTTGTATCCCAAGATGAATATACATTAAAGAACGCTGTGCTTCCATCCTTCACTGAATCCAACACTGGTCTTCAAGATCTGCATTGGGATCCTGCATTAAATCAA ATTAGATCACTTCCGACTCGAGTGCTTCGTAGTTGTAGATTGTGGAGTTGTAGAATGATTCCACTTGCTGGTTCTGGTGTCGAAATACTGAGCAGACATATTCGCCTTGCACTTTTTAATGGAACAAAT ATTGTCAGCAATGTTCACACAGTAAGAGCAAATAGTTCAACAAACTCACCGAAGCTATGGACATTTTCGCCTAGG GTAACTGGAATACTTCCTAGCCTGATGGATGGCTCGTGCTTGGTACGATCTGATATTACACACAGCAATCTTGGAATTTTATTTGAACTTGGGATTACCTATATCAGGACA CCTCCACGAAAAATAATACACTTCAGCGACGGCCCGTCTGCAAAATACAGTGATTCGGAAGAGGAGGGCGCTAGAGACAGGCTTGTT AAGACAGGAGAACATGCTGAGTTAAGTTGTGGATGGGTTTTCTTGAAGCTATTTGATGAACAAGGGATGGCAATTCCAAACAA AACATATGAACTCCCAGTGAATGGTGGAACTCCGTTTGAAAAAGGTGTTGAAGTCGACCCTTCAATATCAAGAAGAG CATCTTCAAATAGGTTCAGAAATTTATTGACAGCAAATAAGCAACCAAAGCTCATCATCAAACTTGGAACTCCAAACAATACTAAGAAGAAAATCATGAA tcTTCTTCCGGCGAATATTGTTCTTCCATCTACTTATTGTGAGCTCGTCTCGTTTTACCGACGAATGTTGGCTGATGCATTGATAAGAGACAGACTGTCTCCTCGAGATGCCGATCCCATTCCTTGTCCAGTTTTATCAACATTTCCCAAGGCTTTGATGCAATCTGATATTATGGATGCTCTAAGG AGTGCTTGGATGGATAAAGTGAAATCAATGAGGAGAGGTGACAAG AGAGATAAAGAAAATATGAAGACCCGTTTCCGAGCTGTGTTTTTGGAAACTGTATATGTTCTTATGCATTCTGCATCATTACCTGCAGTGCAATGGGCACATCCACAAGTTGAACAA GAGAGATGGCAGAAAATATTTCAGCATGTACAAAATGCTAAATCTGCAGTGACAACAACAGCTGGTGTCAAAATTGATACTACCAATGCAGTCCTTAAAACTTTGTTGTCATCAAATGTTGAACATCTACCATTTGACATGGAGGAATTGAACTTTAACCTCACCGAAGATCACAAGAATTTGTTGTCAGGACTTGTATGA